A genome region from Geminicoccus roseus DSM 18922 includes the following:
- the rpmE gene encoding 50S ribosomal protein L31, whose amino-acid sequence MKKDIHPDYHPITVVMTDGSTFETSSTWGKAGDSMQLDVDPKSHPAWTGGNVRVIERGQVEKFNKRFQGFRRKA is encoded by the coding sequence GTGAAGAAGGACATCCACCCCGACTATCATCCCATCACCGTAGTGATGACGGATGGGTCGACCTTCGAGACCTCCTCGACCTGGGGCAAGGCTGGCGACAGCATGCAGCTCGACGTCGATCCCAAGTCGCATCCGGCCTGGACGGGCGGCAATGTCCGCGTGATCGAGCGTGGCCAGGTCGAGAAGTTCAACAAGCGTTTCCAGGGCTTCCGCCGCAAGGCCTGA
- the ykgO gene encoding type B 50S ribosomal protein L36 translates to MKVINSLKTAKSRHKDCRIIRRKGRVYVINKTNPRFKARQG, encoded by the coding sequence ATGAAGGTCATCAATTCGCTCAAGACGGCCAAGAGCCGCCACAAGGACTGCCGGATCATCCGGCGCAAGGGTCGGGTCTACGTGATCAACAAGACCAACCCGCGTTTCAAGGCCCGTCAGGGCTGA
- the ade gene encoding adenine deaminase, with product MSVGVAVLARRILAARGLEPCDLSIEGGELVDVATGTVRPASVGIVGDTVVAVGEPRPAKRVVEARGRFLAPGFIDTHLHVESSLVTPAEFERLVLPRGTTTAICDPHEIANVIGVPGIEWFLDAAQSLVMTLKVNLPSCVPASRLETSGAVLEIDDLWPLADHPSALGLAEMMNFPGVIDGDLDLLKKLAAFADRHVDGHAPLLRGEGLDAYLCGGPRTDHECTLLEEAREKLEKGMVVLMREGSVTRNVAALAPLLTEMTWPRIAFCTDDRKPVDILAEGHIDHAMRAAIEAGAPVLPVYRSASLAAATAFRLHDRGLIAPGRRADIVLLDDLPSVTVSGVVAAGRVVEADLFEERSHPAPVGYGSVRLGRVDAGSFAIPAPNGEMDVIGVVPLSVITEHRRMVPPVEDGLVAADPEQSLHLVAVLERHGRNGNIGRGLVHGFGPMVGAIATSIGHDSHNVTVVGSSAADMAVAVNRIIEMQGGAAVVRDGQVVADLALPVAGLMSDRPFEEVAEQFGSLRTAAQSLGCPMPEPLQPLAFLPLSVIPHLKLTDLGYVTAGPDGLRLLE from the coding sequence ATGAGTGTCGGGGTGGCGGTTCTGGCGAGGCGGATCCTGGCGGCGCGCGGACTGGAGCCGTGCGACCTTTCGATCGAGGGGGGCGAACTGGTCGACGTCGCCACCGGCACCGTTCGCCCGGCCTCGGTGGGGATCGTCGGCGACACGGTTGTCGCGGTAGGCGAGCCGCGGCCCGCCAAGAGGGTGGTCGAGGCACGCGGACGCTTCCTGGCGCCGGGCTTCATCGACACCCATCTCCATGTGGAAAGTTCGCTGGTCACGCCGGCGGAGTTCGAGCGGCTGGTTCTGCCCCGCGGCACCACGACCGCGATCTGCGACCCTCACGAGATCGCCAACGTGATCGGGGTGCCGGGGATCGAGTGGTTCCTGGACGCCGCGCAAAGCTTGGTGATGACCCTGAAGGTCAACCTGCCGTCCTGTGTGCCGGCAAGCAGGCTCGAGACTTCCGGAGCCGTGCTGGAGATCGACGATCTCTGGCCGCTTGCCGATCATCCAAGCGCCCTCGGCCTGGCCGAGATGATGAACTTCCCCGGCGTGATCGACGGCGACCTCGACCTGCTGAAGAAGCTCGCAGCGTTCGCCGACCGTCATGTCGACGGCCATGCGCCCCTGCTGCGGGGCGAGGGTCTGGATGCCTATCTGTGCGGCGGGCCGCGGACCGACCACGAGTGCACGCTGCTGGAGGAGGCGAGGGAGAAGCTGGAAAAGGGCATGGTCGTGCTGATGCGGGAGGGATCTGTCACCCGCAACGTAGCGGCCCTGGCGCCCCTCCTGACCGAGATGACCTGGCCACGGATTGCGTTCTGCACGGATGACCGCAAGCCGGTCGACATCCTCGCAGAAGGCCATATCGACCATGCGATGCGGGCCGCGATCGAAGCCGGCGCTCCCGTGCTGCCGGTCTACCGGTCGGCCAGTCTCGCGGCCGCCACGGCATTCCGCCTCCACGACCGCGGGCTGATCGCGCCCGGCCGGCGCGCCGACATCGTCCTGCTGGACGATCTGCCGAGCGTCACGGTGAGCGGCGTGGTGGCCGCGGGCAGGGTGGTCGAGGCGGACCTGTTCGAGGAACGCAGCCATCCGGCGCCGGTGGGCTACGGCTCGGTGCGGCTGGGCCGGGTCGACGCCGGCAGCTTCGCCATCCCGGCGCCCAACGGGGAGATGGACGTGATCGGGGTGGTACCGCTCTCCGTGATCACCGAGCATCGCCGCATGGTGCCGCCGGTCGAGGACGGCCTGGTCGCGGCGGATCCGGAGCAGTCGCTCCATCTGGTCGCCGTGCTGGAACGGCACGGGCGCAACGGCAATATCGGGCGGGGCCTCGTCCATGGCTTCGGCCCGATGGTCGGTGCCATCGCCACCTCGATCGGGCATGACAGCCACAACGTGACCGTGGTCGGCTCCAGCGCGGCCGACATGGCGGTGGCGGTAAACCGGATCATCGAGATGCAGGGTGGGGCCGCGGTGGTGCGGGACGGACAGGTGGTCGCGGATCTGGCCCTGCCGGTGGCGGGCCTGATGTCCGACCGACCTTTTGAGGAGGTGGCCGAGCAGTTCGGCAGCCTGCGGACGGCCGCCCAGTCGCTGGGATGCCCGATGCCGGAGCCTCTGCAGCCGCTGGCATTCCTGCCGCTCTCGGTCATCCCGCACCTCAAGCTGACCGACCTGGGCTACGTCACCGCAGGACCGGACGGCCTGAGACTGCTGGAGTGA
- a CDS encoding xanthine dehydrogenase family protein molybdopterin-binding subunit codes for MSHVPASAGRSADPGRYVGSAQRRVDGEYKVTGAARYAAEYAVDGLLYGHVVSAAIAHGEIQQIDAAAAQAVPGVVRVFTHETRPQQPWFESRYQDQVGPPGIPFRPLKDRRVVYSGQPIALVVAESLEVAAYAASLLDVTYKSEPHRTDLFQEQDHAYVPPEKRSGIAPPPPERGDFSRALAEAPVKIEATYHVAAEHHHPMEPHASTVVWNDGKLTVYDKTQGVQMSQAYVSEIFGLPPEDVRVLSPFVGGAFGSGLRPQYQLFLAVMAALDLKRAVRVTLSRDQMFTFSYRPETIQKVTLGADREGRLQAVRHEAIAGTSTFEDHQEVVVNWSGLAYRCPNASFDYRLAKLNTYTPADMRAPGATLGVYALEAAMDELSYAAGIDPLELRLRNYAEQDENEGKPFSSKELRACYQQGAERFGWSKRSAAPRSMRDGRELVGWGMATGVWEAMMMKTSARVILSGDGRLEVATATSDIGTGTYTILAQIGADALGVPIEQVEVKIGDSSLPTSPLEGGSWTAASAGSAVQAACHRLREQLFRHARAMEGSPLANESLDRIEFTAGRLQVAADPGRGVALTEVMQTLGLEKLAAEETASPDKEAQEKYSGYTHSAIFAEVRVDEELGVMRVTRIVNAVAGGKILNPKTARSQIIGGMVFGHGMALEEQSEMDHRFGRFMNHNFAEYHIPVNADIHDLEVIFVEEHDDKISPIGVKGLGEIGVVGTAAAIANAIYHATGKRVRDLPITIDKLIA; via the coding sequence ATGTCGCATGTTCCTGCTTCCGCCGGACGGTCCGCTGATCCGGGGCGCTATGTCGGCTCTGCCCAGCGTCGGGTCGATGGCGAATACAAGGTGACGGGTGCCGCCCGTTATGCCGCGGAATACGCGGTGGATGGTCTTCTCTATGGCCATGTCGTCTCGGCCGCGATCGCCCATGGCGAGATCCAGCAGATCGATGCGGCCGCCGCACAAGCCGTTCCCGGCGTGGTCCGGGTCTTTACCCACGAGACCCGCCCGCAGCAGCCATGGTTCGAATCGCGCTACCAGGATCAGGTCGGCCCGCCCGGGATCCCGTTCCGGCCGCTGAAGGACCGGCGGGTCGTCTATAGCGGCCAGCCGATCGCGCTGGTGGTCGCCGAAAGCCTGGAGGTCGCCGCCTATGCGGCGTCGCTGCTGGACGTGACCTACAAGAGCGAGCCCCACCGGACCGACCTGTTCCAGGAGCAGGATCACGCCTACGTGCCGCCCGAGAAGCGCTCGGGCATCGCGCCGCCTCCGCCGGAGCGGGGTGATTTCTCCCGGGCACTGGCCGAGGCGCCGGTCAAGATCGAGGCGACCTACCATGTCGCCGCCGAGCACCATCACCCGATGGAACCGCATGCCAGCACGGTGGTGTGGAACGACGGCAAGCTGACGGTCTACGACAAGACCCAGGGCGTACAGATGTCCCAGGCCTATGTGTCGGAGATCTTCGGCCTTCCGCCCGAGGATGTGCGGGTCCTCTCCCCGTTCGTGGGCGGCGCGTTCGGCTCCGGGCTGCGGCCGCAGTACCAGCTGTTCCTGGCCGTGATGGCGGCCCTCGACCTGAAGCGCGCGGTCCGGGTCACCCTCAGCCGCGATCAGATGTTCACCTTCAGCTACCGGCCTGAGACGATCCAGAAGGTCACGCTGGGTGCAGACCGGGAGGGCCGGCTCCAGGCGGTCCGGCACGAGGCCATCGCCGGAACCTCCACCTTCGAGGATCACCAGGAGGTCGTGGTCAACTGGTCGGGGCTGGCCTATCGCTGCCCGAACGCCTCGTTCGACTACCGCCTGGCCAAGCTGAACACCTATACGCCAGCCGACATGAGGGCGCCTGGGGCGACGCTTGGCGTCTATGCGCTCGAAGCGGCCATGGATGAACTCTCCTATGCGGCCGGGATCGACCCGCTCGAATTGCGCCTGCGCAACTATGCGGAGCAGGACGAGAACGAGGGCAAGCCCTTCTCCAGCAAGGAACTGCGTGCCTGCTACCAGCAGGGCGCGGAACGGTTCGGCTGGTCGAAGCGGAGCGCGGCGCCGCGCTCGATGCGGGACGGGCGCGAGCTGGTGGGCTGGGGCATGGCGACCGGTGTCTGGGAAGCCATGATGATGAAGACCAGCGCCAGGGTGATCCTGTCCGGGGATGGGCGGCTGGAAGTCGCCACGGCTACCTCCGACATAGGGACCGGCACCTACACGATCCTGGCTCAGATCGGCGCCGACGCCCTGGGGGTGCCGATCGAGCAGGTCGAGGTGAAGATCGGCGATTCGTCCCTGCCGACCTCGCCGCTGGAAGGCGGCTCGTGGACCGCCGCCTCGGCGGGCTCCGCCGTGCAGGCGGCCTGCCACCGCCTGCGCGAGCAGTTGTTCCGCCATGCCCGGGCGATGGAGGGCTCACCGCTTGCCAACGAGAGCCTGGACCGGATCGAGTTCACGGCCGGTCGCCTCCAGGTTGCCGCGGATCCGGGCCGCGGCGTGGCGCTCACCGAGGTGATGCAGACGCTTGGGCTGGAGAAGCTTGCCGCCGAGGAAACGGCTTCGCCCGACAAGGAAGCGCAGGAGAAGTACTCGGGCTACACGCACTCGGCGATCTTCGCCGAAGTGCGGGTGGACGAGGAACTGGGCGTGATGCGGGTGACCCGCATCGTCAATGCCGTGGCAGGCGGAAAGATTCTCAATCCGAAGACCGCGCGCAGCCAGATCATTGGCGGCATGGTGTTCGGCCACGGCATGGCGCTCGAGGAACAGAGCGAGATGGACCACCGGTTCGGGCGGTTCATGAACCACAACTTTGCCGAGTACCATATCCCGGTGAACGCGGACATCCATGATCTCGAAGTGATCTTCGTGGAGGAGCACGACGACAAGATCAGCCCGATCGGAGTAAAGGGGCTGGGCGAGATCGGCGTGGTCGGCACGGCCGCTGCGATCGCCAACGCCATCTATCACGCGACCGGCAAGCGGGTGCGCGACCTGCCGATCACCATCGACAAGCTCATCGCCTAG
- a CDS encoding FAD binding domain-containing protein: MKRFSYVRADEVATAVRERASDPTAMFIAGGTNLLDLMKYHVEAPTRLIDITRLPLRGIEAAPDGGLRIGALVPNSDLAYDPQIEQRYPLLASAILAGASPQLRNMASTGGNLLQRTRCHYFYDTSTPCNKREPGSGCSALQGLNRQHAILGTSEHCIATHPSDMCVALAALGATVRVAGTGGERTIPFEEFHRLPGDAPERDNNLAADELILSVDLPAETFTGNTSYLKLRDRLSYAFALVSVAAALRLDGGSIAEARLAMGGVAHKPWRDLEVEAFLKGRQPDAATFGQAADRFLNSARGFGENDFKIDLARRAIVRALSQAAAGRPQSQTDKRIQ; the protein is encoded by the coding sequence ATGAAGCGGTTCTCCTACGTCCGGGCCGACGAGGTGGCCACGGCGGTTCGCGAGCGCGCGAGCGATCCGACCGCGATGTTCATCGCCGGCGGCACCAATCTTCTCGACCTGATGAAGTATCATGTCGAGGCGCCCACCCGCCTGATCGACATTACCCGGCTTCCGCTGCGCGGCATCGAAGCGGCGCCGGATGGCGGCCTTCGGATCGGCGCGCTCGTGCCGAACAGCGACCTGGCCTACGACCCGCAGATCGAGCAGCGCTATCCCCTGCTCGCCAGCGCCATCCTCGCGGGTGCCTCGCCGCAGCTGCGCAACATGGCGTCGACCGGCGGCAATCTCCTGCAGCGCACGCGGTGCCACTATTTCTACGACACCTCGACGCCCTGCAACAAACGCGAGCCCGGCTCCGGCTGTTCTGCCCTGCAGGGGTTGAACCGGCAGCATGCCATCCTGGGCACCAGCGAGCACTGCATCGCAACCCATCCCTCCGACATGTGCGTGGCGCTGGCAGCGCTCGGCGCCACGGTTCGCGTCGCCGGCACAGGCGGTGAGCGGACGATCCCGTTCGAGGAGTTCCACCGCCTGCCGGGAGACGCGCCGGAGCGGGACAACAACCTTGCCGCCGACGAACTGATCCTGTCGGTGGATCTCCCGGCCGAGACCTTCACGGGCAACACCAGCTACCTGAAGCTGCGGGACCGCCTTTCCTATGCATTTGCCCTGGTCTCGGTCGCGGCAGCGCTCCGGCTGGACGGCGGCAGCATCGCGGAAGCCCGTCTTGCCATGGGTGGCGTCGCGCACAAGCCCTGGCGCGACCTGGAGGTGGAGGCCTTCCTGAAGGGGCGTCAGCCCGATGCCGCTACGTTCGGGCAGGCCGCCGACCGGTTCCTGAACAGCGCGCGCGGCTTTGGCGAGAACGACTTCAAGATCGACCTCGCCCGCCGGGCGATCGTGCGGGCCTTGAGCCAAGCGGCGGCCGGCCGGCCGCAGTCCCAGACCGACAAGCGTATCCAGTGA
- a CDS encoding (2Fe-2S)-binding protein has protein sequence MDATQTSNRSGEGAGHAGTIPVTITINGKQHRLEVEPWTSLLDLLRERLHLTGSKKGCDHGQCGACTVLVDDRRVNACLTLAVMKDGANVTTIEGLASDGQLDPLQDAFIEHDAFQCGYCTSGQICSGIGLLKEGKARTPAEIRELMSGNLCRCGAYVNIVAAVEQVLNYGADKQGEAGR, from the coding sequence ATGGACGCCACGCAGACGAGCAACAGGTCGGGCGAAGGAGCAGGCCACGCCGGCACCATTCCTGTCACGATCACGATCAACGGCAAGCAGCACCGGCTGGAGGTCGAGCCGTGGACCAGCCTGCTGGACCTGCTCCGCGAGCGGCTGCACCTCACCGGCTCCAAGAAGGGCTGTGACCATGGGCAGTGCGGCGCCTGCACCGTGCTGGTCGACGACCGGCGGGTGAACGCCTGCCTGACCCTGGCGGTCATGAAGGACGGCGCGAACGTCACGACCATCGAGGGGCTGGCCAGCGACGGGCAGCTTGATCCGCTGCAGGATGCTTTCATCGAACATGATGCCTTCCAGTGCGGCTACTGCACCTCCGGGCAGATCTGCTCCGGAATCGGGCTGCTGAAGGAAGGCAAGGCTCGCACGCCCGCCGAGATCCGCGAGCTGATGAGTGGCAATCTGTGCCGGTGCGGCGCGTACGTGAACATTGTGGCGGCGGTTGAGCAGGTCCTGAACTACGGTGCGGACAAGCAGGGGGAGGCCGGCCGATGA
- a CDS encoding response regulator: protein MAAEPLTRILYVDDDDDIRTVAVFALEVIGGFEVAACASGKEALERAAGFSPQLLLLDVMMPEMDGPTVLAEFRQRPETAGTPAIFMTAKVQQTEIERFLALGAVEVIAKPFDPMALPDSIRSAWGKVPS from the coding sequence ATGGCGGCAGAGCCGCTGACCAGGATTCTGTACGTCGATGACGATGATGATATCCGTACGGTGGCGGTCTTCGCCCTAGAGGTTATCGGCGGTTTCGAGGTGGCCGCCTGCGCCTCGGGGAAGGAAGCGTTGGAGCGCGCTGCAGGTTTTTCACCGCAGCTGCTGCTCCTGGACGTGATGATGCCGGAGATGGACGGGCCGACCGTGCTGGCGGAATTCCGCCAGCGCCCCGAAACGGCCGGCACGCCCGCGATCTTCATGACCGCGAAGGTGCAGCAGACCGAGATCGAGCGCTTCCTGGCCCTGGGCGCCGTGGAAGTGATCGCCAAGCCGTTCGATCCGATGGCCCTGCCGGATTCGATCCGCTCTGCCTGGGGCAAGGTCCCCTCCTGA
- a CDS encoding ATP-binding response regulator, translating into MRWCRWDPDTDPDPCDGPSFFGRLPRIFKGPGFVSLFSFSRPTLPRDSSHLLPGPRWIVPIAALAVLGLLLVATLLSLRSASLTEWGRGIPSQPRLVLDLLEELRLNLLRTTFDAAYQVDGASLDPQAIRAQAGGLLDTAARLRRLVEDEADPAKLRQLDDIEAGLGPYQQALSGFLDDAGQAGGAEVRSLVEAELPLRRALDSFAHREAERYAASAGDAGAASWQTVGLIAAAGLFLLLWSATLLVLVKRGRRLSRQVVDLTEANRQIRRQNEVAQVSERRLHAVLENGQDSILLVSTDGDVILANHACARDLGLPQDQLAGLKVFPFLPGLELQDGASWTNEARRHDGSKFPAEVTIGACQLDRGAAFVCIMRDITERQRLERIKDDFVSTVSHELRTPLTSIRGSLGLIVSNAAGELPPKAKALLDIAHKNSIRLIELVNDLLDIEKIETRHIEMQLERTDVSRLVAATVEANQGFARQFSVDLTVEDRLDPDCRVMAHPGRLQQVLANLISNAIKFSPAGRPVQVALHSTEREVTVAVRDFGPGIPDDFRPQMFRRFAQADSGDARRSSGTGLGLSIVKAIVERHHGTIDFESPLPDGGTRFWFTLPRLIEEPPVEAAPPVVVDHRPAVLICEDDYVTARLLQTAISRGGWRATIVASAEAALEALRAQRFAAMTVDLGLPAMSGLELIKAVDADPRHRTMPIIVISCTAEDEDPGLGVERARVVNWMKKPTDEIDLRRTLTDAVNRFSSLRILHVEDDADLIVILSEIIGDTAEIEVASTIATAREMLEQRRFDLVVLDVRLPDGNGLDLVPLLRTTNHQAALLILSAEDVSAGGHAMIQATLTKARMDNAQLANTISQLLAEARRRMPTEKEHGGRAADQDSVRR; encoded by the coding sequence GTGCGATGGTGCCGATGGGACCCGGATACGGATCCTGACCCGTGCGATGGCCCGTCATTTTTCGGGCGGCTTCCTCGGATTTTCAAAGGACCCGGATTCGTGAGCCTGTTTTCCTTTTCCCGACCGACTTTGCCCCGGGATTCAAGCCATCTCCTCCCGGGACCTCGATGGATCGTCCCAATTGCAGCGCTCGCCGTCCTGGGCTTGCTCCTGGTGGCCACGCTGCTGAGCCTTCGGAGCGCCAGCCTGACAGAGTGGGGGCGTGGAATTCCCTCCCAGCCCCGTCTGGTTCTGGATCTCCTGGAGGAGTTGCGTCTCAATCTCCTGCGGACCACTTTCGATGCGGCCTACCAGGTCGACGGAGCCTCGCTCGATCCTCAGGCGATCCGCGCGCAAGCAGGAGGGCTACTGGACACGGCAGCCAGGTTGCGCCGTCTCGTGGAAGACGAGGCCGACCCAGCGAAGCTCCGACAACTGGACGACATCGAGGCGGGTCTTGGGCCTTACCAGCAGGCCCTGTCCGGCTTCCTTGACGATGCCGGCCAGGCAGGCGGCGCGGAGGTCCGGTCGCTTGTGGAGGCGGAACTTCCGCTCAGGCGGGCTCTGGACAGCTTCGCCCACCGGGAAGCGGAACGATACGCTGCCAGCGCCGGGGATGCCGGAGCGGCTTCCTGGCAGACGGTCGGCCTTATCGCCGCCGCCGGGCTGTTCCTCCTGCTCTGGTCCGCCACCCTGCTGGTCTTGGTGAAACGCGGGCGCCGGCTCAGCCGGCAGGTCGTCGATCTGACCGAGGCGAACCGGCAGATCCGCCGCCAGAACGAGGTCGCCCAGGTCAGCGAGCGCCGCCTCCATGCGGTGCTGGAGAACGGGCAGGACAGTATCCTGCTGGTGTCGACCGATGGCGACGTCATCCTGGCCAACCACGCCTGCGCCAGGGATCTGGGCCTGCCGCAGGACCAGCTGGCCGGGCTCAAGGTCTTCCCATTCCTTCCCGGCCTGGAACTCCAGGACGGCGCCAGCTGGACCAATGAAGCCCGCCGCCATGATGGCAGCAAGTTCCCGGCCGAGGTCACCATCGGGGCGTGCCAGCTCGACCGGGGAGCGGCCTTTGTCTGCATCATGCGCGACATCACCGAGCGGCAGCGCCTGGAGCGGATCAAGGATGACTTCGTCTCGACCGTCAGCCACGAGCTGCGTACCCCGCTCACCTCGATTCGCGGGTCGCTTGGCCTAATCGTCAGCAATGCCGCAGGCGAGCTTCCTCCCAAGGCCAAGGCCCTCCTGGACATTGCGCACAAGAACAGCATCCGCCTGATCGAGCTGGTCAACGATCTCCTGGATATCGAGAAGATCGAGACCCGTCACATCGAGATGCAGCTCGAGCGGACCGACGTCAGCAGGCTGGTGGCCGCGACCGTGGAGGCAAACCAGGGCTTTGCCCGGCAGTTCTCGGTGGATCTGACGGTCGAGGATCGTCTGGATCCCGACTGCAGGGTCATGGCTCACCCGGGACGCCTGCAGCAGGTCCTGGCCAACCTCATCTCCAATGCGATCAAATTCTCGCCGGCAGGCCGCCCGGTGCAGGTGGCGCTGCACAGCACGGAGCGAGAGGTCACCGTCGCCGTGCGGGACTTCGGGCCAGGGATACCTGATGACTTCCGGCCGCAGATGTTCCGTCGTTTCGCCCAGGCTGATTCCGGCGACGCCCGGCGCAGCAGCGGGACGGGGCTCGGCCTCAGCATCGTCAAGGCGATTGTCGAGCGGCATCACGGCACGATCGACTTCGAGAGCCCGTTGCCGGATGGCGGCACCCGGTTCTGGTTCACCCTGCCGCGGCTGATCGAGGAACCGCCTGTCGAGGCGGCCCCCCCGGTGGTTGTCGATCACCGCCCTGCCGTGCTCATTTGCGAAGATGATTATGTCACCGCTCGCCTGCTCCAGACGGCCATCAGCCGAGGCGGCTGGCGTGCCACCATCGTCGCCTCGGCCGAAGCCGCCCTGGAAGCGCTCCGGGCCCAACGCTTTGCCGCGATGACCGTCGATCTGGGGCTGCCCGCGATGAGCGGCCTTGAGCTGATCAAGGCGGTGGATGCCGACCCCCGCCACCGGACCATGCCGATCATCGTGATCTCCTGCACTGCCGAGGATGAAGATCCGGGTCTGGGCGTGGAGCGGGCGCGGGTGGTGAACTGGATGAAGAAACCCACCGACGAGATCGACCTGCGCCGTACCCTTACCGACGCGGTGAACCGTTTTTCCAGCCTGCGGATCCTGCACGTCGAGGACGATGCCGACCTGATCGTCATCCTGAGCGAGATCATTGGGGATACCGCCGAAATCGAGGTGGCTTCCACCATCGCCACCGCCCGGGAGATGCTGGAGCAGCGTCGCTTCGATCTGGTCGTCCTGGACGTCCGGCTGCCGGACGGCAATGGCCTCGACCTGGTGCCGCTTCTGCGCACGACGAACCATCAGGCGGCGCTGCTGATCCTGTCCGCCGAGGACGTATCGGCGGGGGGGCATGCCATGATCCAGGCGACGCTCACCAAGGCACGGATGGACAACGCGCAACTCGCCAATACGATAAGCCAGCTTCTGGCCGAAGCGCGTAGACGAATGCCGACGGAGAAAGAGCATGGCGGCAGAGCCGCTGACCAGGATTCTGTACGTCGATGA
- a CDS encoding response regulator transcription factor: MSFLSRIFSRTKTEPVREPAPVARSNQRDILVVDDDPHLRELVRFSLEQNGYAVRVGGTGADALRMAQEKVPDLIILDGNMPVMDGLDALKKLRTSKNTDKIPVIMLTMRSHQVDMISGYRFGAQEYLTKPIAIEQLMVSVRKLLGGR; encoded by the coding sequence GTGTCGTTTCTTTCCAGGATCTTCTCCCGCACCAAGACGGAACCGGTCCGAGAGCCGGCTCCGGTGGCAAGGTCCAACCAGCGCGATATCCTGGTCGTCGACGACGATCCGCATCTGCGCGAACTGGTCCGCTTCTCGTTGGAGCAGAACGGCTATGCGGTCCGCGTGGGGGGGACCGGTGCGGATGCCCTTCGCATGGCGCAGGAGAAGGTTCCTGATCTGATCATCCTCGACGGGAACATGCCTGTCATGGACGGCCTCGATGCCTTGAAGAAGCTGCGTACCAGCAAGAACACCGACAAGATTCCGGTGATCATGCTGACGATGCGTTCCCATCAGGTCGACATGATCTCCGGATACCGATTTGGCGCCCAGGAGTATCTGACCAAGCCGATTGCCATCGAACAACTCATGGTGAGCGTGCGTAAACTGCTGGGCGGTCGTTGA